Genomic DNA from Bacteroidota bacterium:
TAATTTTTTGGAACAATTTCATATTCCCAATGTTCTGGATCGTGTGAGAGTAATATTTTAAAAGTGCTTTTTGCAGTATTTTGCATTGCTTTATCAAGATTACCATAAATCTTGTAAGGAGGTGTTCCCCAATTTCCAACTCCAAGTATCTCAATGGAATCATTGTTGATTTTTATGCTTTTAGATTGGTTTTCTAAAACGCTAAAGCCCATTTGTTCTTGATATTTTTTTAAAAGTGAAATTGAATTATCTTTTTTGTCTTGAGTGTAACTTAAAATATAATCAGCGTAATCGTGATTGCCTAAAATTGAATACATTCCGTATTTCGCATTTAATTTACTGAATATTTTCACTTGGTTTTTTGCTTCACGACCTGTAAAATTTACCATATCTCCTGTAAAAACAATTATATCGGGTTTTAGATTATTTATAATATTTATTGCTTCTTCAAAGGTATTTTCTTTTTTAAAACTACCAAAGTGAGTGTCGGAGAATTGAACAATTTTAAACCCTTCAAAAGCAGGAGGGAGGTTTTGGCAAACTACTTCTGTTGTTTTTATTTTGAAATTGTATTTTTGAATAAGAATAGAATGTAATATAATTATAAAAAATATAACATTTAAAATTAAACCGATTTTTAGGAAGTACTTACGTATCAGATAATTTGATGTAACATTTCTTTTAAGAAGTTTAATTAATGAAAATTTTATAAAGGTAAGGACATCACGCATTAAAATAAAAATACTGAAAATAATTTTGGGAAAATAGTTTAAGATAAATAAAGTAATTATTAAAAAATAAACTCTTGACCTAAGATAATCATCGGGTTTTGCTCCCTTTCTTAAAAAAAAGAAAAATATTAATCCTGCAAAAACCAGAAAAATTATCCAATGAAAAATAAAGGCTGTTCTACGAATTAATTTGTTTTTTAAATCTTTGTAAAGTATTCGTACTCCTCTATTTATATAAACATCTATAAGTAATGCAGAAATAAGAAAAATAATAATCTTTATTGAAATATTAAGCTCTGAATATGCAGAATAACCGTATGCCATTTTTTGTACAATGATTTTTTAGAGCAAAGGTAAATATTTCAGCAATCATTTTACTTATGAAATTTGAATGTTGTTTTTGAAAGTTGTATTTTTACCTCAAAAAAAATATTGCTATGAAATACTCTCTTATCATATTTTTGATTCTTTTATCCTTTTTAGTTAATGCTCAAGAAAATATAACTGATACAATTGCTACTGCTGATACTGCAATTGCTGAAAACGTTTTAAATGCATTTAATAAAAAATATCCTAAAGGCGATTTGAATGAATGGAAAATGGATGGTGATAATTATATTATTACGTTTTACAGTGATAATAAATGGTATGACGTAAGTTTTTCTAACAAGGGGAAATGGCTGAACACTTACATTATTATTGATTATGAAAGACTTCCTGATGCTGTTGTGAAATCTTTTGAAAAAACAAAATTCAATGATTTGGAGATAAAAAAAGTAGTAGTTATGGATAATCCTGATGAAAAACTATACAAAATTTATGTAGTTGATTATGACGATAATGAAACAGAGTTAATTTATACGGAAGAAGGGAAATTGCTTTAAGGGGGTTGACTTGACAGTAAGCAGTAAGTATCCTTAGATTATTGGAATTAGTGAGCAAAAAACAAATGGGAAAAGAGATAATTAGTAAAATTGATACCAAAAAATTTGCTATTATTATTTTAGTATTAGCATCATTTTATATAATTGTTTTTCAAAAAACCAATATAGGTTTTCAAGCAGGACATAACGGATTTTTATCTTCTCATGGGATTACAATTGCCAAAAATTTATCTTCAAAACACAACTTTTTAATGTTTCATAAAATGTCATTAGATAAAGAAGGAAATAGTATTTATTCTGCCTATAATTCTTTCCCTATAACTACTTTTGCCATTATAAAATTATCAATGCTTCCATTTCCTGATAATTTGAGTAATCAAATTTTTATTGCACGAAAAATAATACTTCTATTTTTTTGTAGTGGAATGTTTATAGCTTTTTTTATTTTTTTTGAATTTACAAAAAAAGCTCTGCTATCATTATCAGTTGTTTTATTTTCCTATTCCTCATTTTATCTCACTTTTTATAATGACATGATTTTTAACGATGTAATGACATTATTTGCTTGTTTACTGATTGTCTATGGATTTATTATTTATTCAAAATACGGGAAATTCAAACAACTGATTGTTAAAGTGCTAATTGGAATTTCTTTTGGATGGCAGGTATATGCACTTTTGTTTCCATATATCGCTATTGATTTTTTTATAAAAATTAAAAACGAAAGATCGATAAAAGCAGTGTTCAAAAGTAATTTATTTAAACTTGCAATTATTGCTTTTATTTATGGTACTGTTTTATTGGGAATTAATTTAGTTAATGAACAAAAAATGACAGGAAATTCTTTTAAGGAATTAAGTACTTTTA
This window encodes:
- a CDS encoding metallophosphoesterase; the protein is MAYGYSAYSELNISIKIIIFLISALLIDVYINRGVRILYKDLKNKLIRRTAFIFHWIIFLVFAGLIFFFFLRKGAKPDDYLRSRVYFLIITLFILNYFPKIIFSIFILMRDVLTFIKFSLIKLLKRNVTSNYLIRKYFLKIGLILNVIFFIIILHSILIQKYNFKIKTTEVVCQNLPPAFEGFKIVQFSDTHFGSFKKENTFEEAINIINNLKPDIIVFTGDMVNFTGREAKNQVKIFSKLNAKYGMYSILGNHDYADYILSYTQDKKDNSISLLKKYQEQMGFSVLENQSKSIKINNDSIEILGVGNWGTPPYKIYGNLDKAMQNTAKSTFKILLSHDPEHWEYEIVPKNYDINLTLSGHTHGGQFGIDIGKFKCSPISLKYKYWSGLYKEKEKYLYVNTGLGVIGFLGRIGIRPEISEIILKKY
- a CDS encoding PepSY-like domain-containing protein, producing MKYSLIIFLILLSFLVNAQENITDTIATADTAIAENVLNAFNKKYPKGDLNEWKMDGDNYIITFYSDNKWYDVSFSNKGKWLNTYIIIDYERLPDAVVKSFEKTKFNDLEIKKVVVMDNPDEKLYKIYVVDYDDNETELIYTEEGKLL